Part of the Sphingobium sp. TKS genome is shown below.
TCCCAGCCAGATGACACTTCCCGGCAGGCTCTGGCGCAGGCGCTCGGGCTGGTTCGCTCGCAGGCGGCTGCGGATGCCTCCCGGCCGGTGGCGCTAGTGCCCGGCGGGGCCACCGATATCAGCATCTCCGACACCTCAGGGCAATCAATCTATCGGGCGGTCATCCTTCAGATCAACAAGGCGCGCGGTGGGGATTTCTATGCTTTCCGGCTGTCCTACACCCTCTCCAAGCTCACCAACAACACCGACGATCTCAATTATCTGGCCGCCAGCAACGGCAGTTCGGACTGGGGGCCATCGGTGAATGACCGCCGCCATGTCATCTCTGCGGTGGGCTATCTCTACCCCATCGCGGGGATGACCGTCTCTGTTGCCGGACTGTTCCAGTCCGGCCAGCCGGTGAATCTGATTCCCGATGCCAGCATCTTCGGAACCCAGGACCTGAGCGGTCTGGGGCAATCCTTCGGGGTGAGTTACGTCGGCAGCTCGGACCGATACCCGGGGGCGACGCGCAATTCAGGGCGCCTGCCCTGGTCGAAAACCGTCGATATCGGCCTGCGCTACGCTTTGCCGATGCTTGGCGGGCGGTTTGAGGTGAGCGCTGACATTTTCAATGTGTTCAATACGAACAACTGGTCAGGCTTCGCCAATGCCGCGACCACGTCCAACCAGATCCAGTTTGGCGGTAGCGCACCCTATGTGCAGCGCAATTCCGGGCCACCGCGCGAATTCCAGTTCGGCGCTTCCTACAAGTTCTGACCGTGGTGGACATGCACATACTACAACAGGCACAGGGGCTGATCGGCCTTGCGCTGATCCTGCTGACCGCCTGGGCCTTTTCGGAAAACCGCAAGGCCATGCCGGGCGGCAAATGGATTGCGGGCGCGCTGGCGATGCAGATCGGCATGGCGCTGGCCTTTGTGCGCGTGCCGGTGGTCTGGCGCGCCGTGGGTGTGATCAATCACGGGGTCGAGGCGATCGAGAAGGCGACATTGGCCGGATCGAGCTACATGTTCGGCTATCTGGGCGGGGCCGCACTGCCGTTTGCGCTCAAGCCGGGAGTCGAACCGCCAACGGTGATCGCCTTCCAGATCCTGCCGCTGATCATTGTCTTTTCCGCGCTCACCGCGCTGTTCTGGCACTGGGGCATCCTGCGCTGGACGGTGAACGGATTGTCCTGGGTCTTGCGCCGCACTTTGGGCGTGACGGGCGTGGTCGGGCTCAATGCGGGCGCCAATATCTTCCTCGGCGTGGTCGAGGCGCCGCTGATCGTGCGGACCTATTGCGCCACCATGTCGCGCGCCGAACTTTTCGCCGTGATGGTGCTGTCGATGGCAAACATTTCGGGCGCGCTGCTGGTGCTCTATGCGACCACGCTGTCGCCGATCCTGCCCGATGCCGTGGGGCACATGATCGTGGCTTCGTTCCTCTCTCTGCCGGCCGCCATCCTTATCGCACGGATGATGGTGCCCGGGAATGCCGACGAGCCCGACAGCGCTGAAGTAGAACCCGAAGTGCATTACGACGGCACCATGGATGCGATCCTGCGCGGCACGATGGAAGGCGTGCAATTGGTCCTCGCCGTGATCGGGATCATCATCGTGATCTTCGCGCTGGTCAATCTGAGCGACCAGATCCTCGCCAACCTGCCCTTGGTTGATGGCCAGCCGATCACGCTCAAGCGCACCTTCGGATGGCTGTTCGCTCCGGCCATGTGGGCAATTGGCGTGCCGTGGGGCGAGGCGCCCGCCGCCGGGTCGCTGATGGGCACCAAGACCATCCTGAACGAATATGTCGCCTATCTCGAATTCGCCAAAGTGCCGCTTGGTACGTTCAGCGCACGCAGCCAGTTGATCGTCACCTATGCGCTATGCAGTGTCGCCAACCTTGCCAGTGTCGGCCTGCTGGTGACGACGATCAGTACGCTGGCCCCGAACAGGCGGCGCGAGGCGGCGCAGCTTGGCATGAAGAGCTGGATCGCCGGCAACCTCGCCTCGGCCATGTGCGGCGCGGTCATCGGCCTGGTTACCCCGGTCTGACGATGCTGGACGCCAAACTTCGCCCGCTGATCGATCCCATGCTCAACCGGATCGGCCGCGTTTTCGCCGGGCTCGGGATTGGCGCAAATGCGGTCACATTGGCGGGCATCGGCCTCGGTCTGGCGGCAGGTATTGCCATTGCGCAGGGCCATATGCTGGCAGGGCTCGCCCTGATCATCGCCAATCGTCTGCTCGACGGGCTTGATGGCGCTGTTGCGCGCGCGACAGGGCTCACCGATTTCGGGGGCTATCTTGATATCGTTGCGGATTTCTTCTTTTACGTGGCCGTTCCGGTCGGCTTCGCCTTTGCGACGGATGCGAACCATCTGCCCGCAGTACTGCTGCTAGCCACCTTTGCCCTCACCGGCACCAGTTTCCTCGCCTTTGCAACCATGGCCGCCAAGCGCGGACTGGAAACCACGGCGCATGGCCGCAAGAGCTTCTTCTATAATACGGGGCTCGCTGAAGGGACCGAGACGATCGCCGCGTTCGTTCTGATGTGCCTCTGGCCCGCACATTTCAGCATGATTGCAATCATCTTTGCCGCAGCCTGCGTGGTGACCGTGATCCAGCGCAGTCTGACTGCATGGGAGCAATTCCGCTGAAGGAGGTCGGCCATGAACATCTTTCCGTCACTGGCAGAAATCATCAACTAGCTGATGTCTCATGAACCGGATTGTCGAAGGGGCAGGAATCAAATCCAATCCACTGGAAGACAACCCGGCTGAACTGCAAGCGCGCATGGCGCGGATGGGTGCAAGTCGGACGATCCGCATCGCGCCGAGTGGTACTATAGCAAGTTGGCCAAGCGCTGGGGGCCTAGTCCCGCAAGATTGAGGCCACGAAACGATCAAAGGATTCCGAGGCTTTCGATCTTGTCGTCAATGTCAATCGCTAGGGAGGCAAGAACGGCATTCCCTGACTCGTAGATCGACTCAGGACCAGCGACCTTCTGAAGGCAAGCAAGAGCTGCGTCGCGCTCGCGCAGAAGTTGGCCGAGTTCATCCCGGTAAAGCGCAACCATGGCGGTCAGGAACCGGTTTACCGCATCATCCTCGTCGGTGTGGTCGACATTGAAGCGATCGAGGTGCGCGATCAGCACTTCAGCCGGGTGCATGAATTCATCGGTCACCCAGCGATTGGTCGCAAACCACGTGATGGGGATGCCTTGGCGATCGATCGACAAGCCCGCGATGTGGGCAACAAGGGCCGGAGCATCATCGCCTTCGGCAGGGGCGGCTATGATTTCGGCACCCTCGTCCATCTGCGTCCGGTGCAGGAACAGGTGAAAATGCCCATGCTCGGCCGGATCGCGATCACCAGGTGCATGGACATGGTAATACCAGCGCGACCGTGTCTCGCGATCACGCGCATCGTCGTCTGGATAATGCTCCCAGCAGATAGCGTCCGTAGCAGGCAGCACGCGTGTCATCAGCGGGCGCCCCTCGCTTGCCATGCGGACGATCATATCGGTGACGATTCGGGCCGCCTCAACTTTCTTCACCCGTGCGGGCTCCCACTCATGCGGACAATCCCCTGATTGACCGTGACCGGCGACAGGTTGTCCCTGTCGCCGGTCAGATGTCCAGCCTCCCGGTCCACTCGGGGCCGGACCCTCAGAGGCAATTCACCTGTCGGTGGCGATCAGTTGTGGTGACGGTGTGTGCGATGATGCATATGATGTGGTTTTGCCGCGCAGGGCTTTGCCGCGCAGCGGGCGGCAGCACAAGGCTTTGCCGCACAGCCCGCTGCAGCGCACCGCTTGCCTGCGCAGGGAGCACCGGCACAGCCCTTGGCACCACAACGGGCCGCGGAACGGCCAGCGCATTGTGCAAAGGCCGGTGCCGAAGGAACGCCGGCAGCAACAGCGAGACCGCCAGCTACGGCAAGCAGCGAAGCGAGTTTACGGTTCTTCATGATAGAATCCTTCTGATTTGGGTATTCAAAGTGGTGCTCGTCACGGATGCGCGATGACCGCGATTATGGCTTGGCGGCGCAGGGTTTTGCCGCGCAGCCCCTGGGAGCGCAGGGCTTCGCCCCGCACTTCTTGGCGGCACACGGCTTGGGGGAGCAGCTTGACGCTGCGCACGATGCGGCCGTGCAAGGCTTGGCTGCGGCACCGGTTGCGGCTTGATCCGCCAGGGCGGCACCCGTTGGCGGTTCTGCCTGTCTTTCCGTTTGCTTTGAACAGGCGGACGTGGCGATCGTCAGCCCCCCCATTACCGCGAGCATCGATGCCAATCTGGCTTTCTTCATGGGATTCTCCCCCCTCCGTCGGTCAGGGCGCTCAAGTGCTGTTTCCGTCGGACCGCGCCCCATGTCGGACAGAAGAGAATGGCCCGGCCGGCCAGTCTCTGTTTGGGTCGGCGATGACAGCGTGCAGCGGCACACGGTCTTGCCCTCCAACCATTGTTCGGTCGGCGGATCGCGTTGGTTACACGGAGCGGATATTTTTCGACGAACAGGTGAAATTTCTGGTTCGACCAAAAAAGGGGGCCGCGCCCTCCCGGGGGCAATGGGAGTGACGCGGCCACGGCCGGCAGGGGGCATTGCCGACCAACTGGCAATTCGTTTCACTTGATGTGGAAGTTACAGCATCGAGGCAGATTCACGGTGAGGCGGAAGCATTCCGACGAGATGCTTGTGCGTCCCCCGTTCTCTTGCGGAGATCGGGGGACGCACCCGGGCGGCTAACTACCTGACGCACTCAATCGGTGCGTATTCAGGCAGCAGGCGACCACGCCCGCCCGGCAAATGCGGCATCCAGGTCAGTATGCTGGATGTGATTGCTGTAGTTCGAAATCACCTTGGTGCTGATTGCGAGGATGATGGCGAGTATATGGGTTTCGGAGTATCCCGCCGCGAGGAATGCTTCTGCCTCGGCAGGTAAGGGGTTACCACGGCTTTCGACCATCGTGTGGGTGAAGATGCGCAATGCCTGAAGCTTGGCATCGGCGATGGGCTCGTCCGCGCGGATGGCATCGGTAACTTCGGCCGGCACTTTCGACATCATGTCTCCGACGAAGCTGTGGGCCGCGATACAGTAGCGGCATTCGTGGAAGCGGCTGATCGTCAGATAGACTACCTCCTGCTCGACCGGGTTGAAACCGCCTTCGGCGCGGAACTTGCCATAGCCGAAGTTGTACGTCTCAAGCAGCGCGGGCAGGTTGACCATCCCGGCGTACATGTTGGGCACCATGCCCATGCCGGCCTTCACGGCCTTGAGCGGCGCACTGAAGGCGGGGTCCGGATCGTCCACCGTGCGGGCAGGCAGGCTTGTTTTGTAGACATCCGTCATTGTCGGTTTCCTTCTGGCTGTATTGAATTCAGGCGGCGGATTTCTGCGCCATTGCGCGCAGGTCATCTTCGGAATCGGGCTTGCCACCGACGCCCCATGGGCCGGGCGCGACATCCTCGATCGTGACCCAGGTGACCGAGGGGCGTCCTTCGCCCTCGACCGACAGCGCCGCGTCGGTGACATGGCGGATCAATTCCTGTTCTGATCGAGCGACAGACATCCGCGCATTCCCTTGGTCTGAACCAGCGTCATGGATTTGCACTCCTTCCACCGCGTTGAACGATCATTCCAAACTGGCCAAAAAGGGAGGAAACCTCACTCAAGCGATTTCAAGACACCGTCGCGGACCGCGTGGAGATACTCCGCGTTGGGCCTGCTACGGATCATGACCAGCATGCCGAGCAACGCGGCAAGCGCCTGATGAGCAAGTACGCCTGCATCGTCTTGCGAGTTGAATTCTCCGCTGGTTTGCCCCTTGCGGATCATCCCGCGAAAGAAAGCTTCGATCTCGTCCTGCGCGACGTTGACCAGTTCGGCCAATTCCGAGTCATGCGCGGCAAGTTCCAGCGCGGTGTTAACCAGGAAGCAGCCCCAGTTCCCGTCCGGGGCACGGGTCTGATCGATGAACTTGTCGAAGATGGCGCGAATGGCATTGGCCGCCGAATGGCTGGCGGCCAGGTCGGCCAGTGTCCGGCGCCTGATTTCGCCATCGTATTTCTTGAGCGCGCTCAGGAAGAGTTCGCGCTTGTCGCCATAGGTGGCGTATAGGCTCGCCCGGTTTACACCGGTCGCATTGACCAGGTCCTGCATCGATGTCGCTTCATAGCCATGCGACCAGAAGGTCTGCATCGCACGCGTCAGCGTCTCATCAATATCGAATCGCTTTTCCCATGGCATGAAAGTCCATTTAGTTTGTCTGGAATGATCGTTCAACACTGCTTTTTAGCAGACCCCTGCCACTGCCGAAGCTCGATCAGGCCTGCGAAAAAAAGTACGCCGCCGCTGTAAGGATTGGAGGTCCACTACGACTAATCATCGTAGCTGTCGGGTAGCCATATCCACCACGTGATGAGGGCGTGGCCCTGGCGAATTCCCGCGGGCGTGTTGTTGAGCCCCATTTTCTCCGCCTTTCGCGGCAGAACATCGAGAGCGGGGCGCAAAGTGGGCTCGCGTCTGCATTGGATAAATGCAGCGAGAGAGCCACTTGGTACGTAAGGGCGATAGGATTTTGCCAATACAGGTTCGTCACCTCAACTATGTCGTTGCCGCAGTGGATCACGGCAGCTTTCGGCGCGCTGCCGTCGCCCTCGGCGTACAAGAGTCCGCGGTGAGCCGCCGCATCCGTGAGCTTGAAGAGCGTCTTGGGACGGCGCTATTTATCCGGTCCCCAGGCGGCGTGAAGCTGACCCAAGCTGGAAAGCAGTTTGTCCAGCGCAGCCGCAAGGCTTTGTCTGAGATCGGCTTGGCAAAGGCTGAGGTCTCCGCAATCGGTCGCGGTGAGGATGGGCATCTGCAAATTGGGATCTTCTCATCTTTGGCGTCTGGGTTTCTCTCTGATCTGGTTCAGGCCTTTTGTGAGCGCCACGCTGCCATCAAACTTACGTTCATCGACGGCAATCCGTCGGAACATCTCGCCGCCATCCGTCAGCAACAGTTGGATATTGCCTTCATAACAGGTGCTGCTGAATGGCCTGGTTTTGCCAGCCAGCAGCTATGGTCCGAGCGCATCTTCGCGGTACTGCCATCCAATCATCCGCGTGCTGGCGATCCAAAGGTGCAATTCAGTGTTCTCGCACACGAGGCTTTCATCGTCAGCGAGGCGGCGCCTGGGGAAGAGATTCACGATTATCTGGTGCAGCGGCTCGCCGATCTTGGCCGGCATCCCGAAATCCACCAACATGCGGTCGGCCGCGATAATCTCATGCGGCTCGTGGCGTTGGGACGCGGGCTCACGGTAACAAGCGAAGCCACTACAGCTGCGCATTTCCCGGGCGTCGTCTTCCGACCGATCGAGGACGAGATCCTGCCGTTCTGCGCGGTCTGGTCGAGTAGCAACGAGAACCCCGCGCTTGCGGGGCTACTGAACCTGGCGCGGTCGATGACAAGCGTTGCCGAACAACCGGCCTTCAGCTTCCTGTTCCCGGAAAAGGAGGATGACGTTCGGCAGGACGCTTTGACTACGTAACGATGATCCTGCCACGCAGCAGGTCAGTCTTCTACACTACGTCGGGCTTCGCGCCTGGCTTTGGCAAAGCCCCGATCCGAAGCGACGAAGCGCTCGAGCATGGGAACGATCAAACGGATCGGATCTGCACTCGCATTTCCCGCCTCGCGGCCAAGTATCGCTGCATAGGCGACAAGATCGCGGTGCAGGTCTGCCGGCAGCTCGAGTGTGACCTTGACTGGCTTGTCGTCTACG
Proteins encoded:
- a CDS encoding NupC/NupG family nucleoside CNT transporter; amino-acid sequence: MHILQQAQGLIGLALILLTAWAFSENRKAMPGGKWIAGALAMQIGMALAFVRVPVVWRAVGVINHGVEAIEKATLAGSSYMFGYLGGAALPFALKPGVEPPTVIAFQILPLIIVFSALTALFWHWGILRWTVNGLSWVLRRTLGVTGVVGLNAGANIFLGVVEAPLIVRTYCATMSRAELFAVMVLSMANISGALLVLYATTLSPILPDAVGHMIVASFLSLPAAILIARMMVPGNADEPDSAEVEPEVHYDGTMDAILRGTMEGVQLVLAVIGIIIVIFALVNLSDQILANLPLVDGQPITLKRTFGWLFAPAMWAIGVPWGEAPAAGSLMGTKTILNEYVAYLEFAKVPLGTFSARSQLIVTYALCSVANLASVGLLVTTISTLAPNRRREAAQLGMKSWIAGNLASAMCGAVIGLVTPV
- a CDS encoding CDP-alcohol phosphatidyltransferase family protein → MLNRIGRVFAGLGIGANAVTLAGIGLGLAAGIAIAQGHMLAGLALIIANRLLDGLDGAVARATGLTDFGGYLDIVADFFFYVAVPVGFAFATDANHLPAVLLLATFALTGTSFLAFATMAAKRGLETTAHGRKSFFYNTGLAEGTETIAAFVLMCLWPAHFSMIAIIFAAACVVTVIQRSLTAWEQFR
- a CDS encoding DUF6969 family protein; its protein translation is MKKVEAARIVTDMIVRMASEGRPLMTRVLPATDAICWEHYPDDDARDRETRSRWYYHVHAPGDRDPAEHGHFHLFLHRTQMDEGAEIIAAPAEGDDAPALVAHIAGLSIDRQGIPITWFATNRWVTDEFMHPAEVLIAHLDRFNVDHTDEDDAVNRFLTAMVALYRDELGQLLRERDAALACLQKVAGPESIYESGNAVLASLAIDIDDKIESLGIL
- a CDS encoding carboxymuconolactone decarboxylase family protein; translation: MTDVYKTSLPARTVDDPDPAFSAPLKAVKAGMGMVPNMYAGMVNLPALLETYNFGYGKFRAEGGFNPVEQEVVYLTISRFHECRYCIAAHSFVGDMMSKVPAEVTDAIRADEPIADAKLQALRIFTHTMVESRGNPLPAEAEAFLAAGYSETHILAIILAISTKVISNYSNHIQHTDLDAAFAGRAWSPAA
- a CDS encoding tautomerase family protein, whose product is MSVARSEQELIRHVTDAALSVEGEGRPSVTWVTIEDVAPGPWGVGGKPDSEDDLRAMAQKSAA
- a CDS encoding TetR/AcrR family transcriptional regulator, encoding MNDHSRQTKWTFMPWEKRFDIDETLTRAMQTFWSHGYEATSMQDLVNATGVNRASLYATYGDKRELFLSALKKYDGEIRRRTLADLAASHSAANAIRAIFDKFIDQTRAPDGNWGCFLVNTALELAAHDSELAELVNVAQDEIEAFFRGMIRKGQTSGEFNSQDDAGVLAHQALAALLGMLVMIRSRPNAEYLHAVRDGVLKSLE
- a CDS encoding LysR family transcriptional regulator — translated: MVRKGDRILPIQVRHLNYVVAAVDHGSFRRAAVALGVQESAVSRRIRELEERLGTALFIRSPGGVKLTQAGKQFVQRSRKALSEIGLAKAEVSAIGRGEDGHLQIGIFSSLASGFLSDLVQAFCERHAAIKLTFIDGNPSEHLAAIRQQQLDIAFITGAAEWPGFASQQLWSERIFAVLPSNHPRAGDPKVQFSVLAHEAFIVSEAAPGEEIHDYLVQRLADLGRHPEIHQHAVGRDNLMRLVALGRGLTVTSEATTAAHFPGVVFRPIEDEILPFCAVWSSSNENPALAGLLNLARSMTSVAEQPAFSFLFPEKEDDVRQDALTT
- a CDS encoding DUF2274 domain-containing protein, whose protein sequence is MAKLKLGPIVDDKPVKVTLELPADLHRDLVAYAAILGREAGNASADPIRLIVPMLERFVASDRGFAKARREARRSVED